The Podarcis raffonei isolate rPodRaf1 chromosome 2, rPodRaf1.pri, whole genome shotgun sequence genome window below encodes:
- the LOC128408230 gene encoding protein BTG1-like yields MKTEISSAAGFITRLLRTPGGIGDEELRCFSESLQEALRDHYKHHWFPLMPSKGSGYRCIRINHKMDPLIGKAAGMIGLSHERLFQLLPSELTLWIDPFEVSYRIGEDGSICVLYEGPQPAVKNAKALESMSSCKEEWRIGRASPSKNYNMMTVSS; encoded by the exons ATGAAGACGGAGATCTCGTCCGCTGCGGGCTTCATCACCCGCCTCCTCCGGACGCCCGGCGGCATCGGCGACGAGGAGCTGCGCTGCTTCAGCGAGTCCCTCCAGGAGGCGCTGCGAG ACCATTATAAGCACCACTGGTTCCCCCTGATGCCTTCCAAAGGCTCAGGATACCGCTGCATTAGGATCAATCACAAGATGGACCCCTTGATAGGAAAGGCAGCGGGTATGATCGGACTAAGCCACGAGAGActcttccagctcctgcccagcgAATTAACTCTTTGGATCGACCCCTTTGAGGTGTCCTATCGCATCGGAGAAGATGGGTCGATCTGTGTCCTCTATGAAGGCCCTCAGCCAGCAGTGAAGAATGCCAAAGCTCTTGAGAGCATGAGCAGCTGTAAAGAGGAGTGGAGAATTGGCAGAGCCAGCCCTTCCAAAAACTACAACATGATGACAGTTTCcagttaa